The stretch of DNA GAATATTCTTTCTGGAAAACACATTCTATCAACTTGATAACCTCTTCTTTCAAAACGTATCCTGGGATAAACAAAAGGATCCTCAATATCGGGAAGTAGATGCATATTTCCGGTAATAATAAATAATCCTGATTTGGGATCTTGACTCCTCGACTTTAAGACCCTCCCTACTTCATCTAACGCAAGATTAACTTCTTTAAAATTAAGTACATTGTACGTTAAGAGTCCCGATGCTATAACAATATCAAAGTCACTCTCTCTAAACGGAATATTTAATATATCTCCTTCGATTACATCTAAACCTCTGGCCCTACATTGAGCGACAAGGTCTACATTTCTATCAAATCCAGAGATATTGTCTTTAGTTAAGAAGGGAAAAGTTTCTA from Candidatus Kaelpia aquatica encodes:
- a CDS encoding class I SAM-dependent methyltransferase yields the protein PIIDELGNYFLGLSEDELRNIRILDSGCGDGTLIDIILETFPFLTKDNISGFDRNVDLVAQCRARGLDVIEGDILNIPFRESDFDIVIASGLLTYNVLNFKEVNLALDEVGRVLKSRSQDPKSGLFIITGNMHLLPDIEDPFVYPRIRFERRGYQVDRMCFPERIFNSESDAFYPRDFFVLIKK